The proteins below come from a single Spirochaetaceae bacterium genomic window:
- a CDS encoding ABC transporter permease codes for MAADQAAVPVASARAAGHGTPLAHPDRAHKHAVWHRLRRHPGAIAGASVFTVVALAVLFGSFVHGVDPHYLDYRAKNQGMSLAHPLGTDNLGRDTFARLLAGGRLSLAVGVAAMALSLTVGTVIGVLSGFFRRLDGPLMRFTDLFLALPVLPLLMVTTMLFREPLRAALGLEAGIFVLVVGVIGITSWMQTARIVRGQVLAIRAREYVTAARSIGARPWRIIGRHVFPNALSPIVVAATLDIAAAIITESALSFLGLGFPSDFPTWGRLLYDGVPFLTLTPDRVIWPGLAISLTVLSVNFLGDGLRDALDPHATAASRGSRPPRRTQA; via the coding sequence GTGGCTGCTGACCAAGCCGCCGTCCCGGTGGCGTCCGCCCGAGCCGCCGGACACGGGACGCCGCTCGCACACCCGGACCGCGCCCACAAGCACGCCGTCTGGCACCGGCTGCGCCGCCATCCGGGGGCCATCGCCGGCGCCTCGGTGTTCACGGTCGTTGCGCTGGCCGTGCTGTTCGGCTCGTTCGTGCACGGCGTCGATCCGCACTACCTCGACTACCGCGCCAAGAACCAGGGCATGTCGCTCGCCCACCCGCTCGGGACCGACAACCTGGGCCGCGACACCTTCGCCCGCCTGCTCGCCGGCGGCCGCCTGTCGCTGGCCGTCGGCGTGGCCGCGATGGCCCTGTCGCTGACCGTGGGCACGGTGATCGGCGTGCTGTCCGGCTTCTTCCGCCGCCTCGACGGCCCGCTGATGCGCTTCACCGACCTGTTCCTGGCCCTGCCCGTGCTGCCCCTGCTGATGGTCACCACCATGCTGTTCCGCGAACCGCTGCGCGCCGCGCTCGGCCTGGAGGCGGGCATCTTCGTCCTGGTGGTGGGCGTCATCGGCATCACGAGCTGGATGCAGACCGCCCGCATCGTGCGCGGCCAGGTGCTCGCCATCCGCGCCCGCGAGTACGTCACCGCCGCCCGCAGCATCGGCGCCCGCCCCTGGCGCATCATCGGCCGCCACGTGTTCCCCAACGCGCTGAGCCCGATAGTGGTCGCCGCCACCCTCGACATCGCCGCCGCGATCATCACCGAGAGCGCCCTCAGCTTCCTCGGCCTCGGCTTCCCGTCCGACTTCCCCACCTGGGGCCGCCTGCTCTACGACGGCGTGCCGTTCCTGACCCTCACCCCGGACCGCGTCATCTGGCCCGGCCTCGCCATCTCCCTCACCGTGCTCAGCGTCAACTTCCTCGGCGACGGCCTCCGCGACGCCCTCGACCCCCACGCCACCGCAGCCTCCCGAGGATCCCGCCCGCCCCGGCGGACCCAGGCCTAA
- a CDS encoding ABC transporter permease — protein sequence MLRYAIRRLLFAVPTLLAISFVVFALLDLAPGDPTAQLPLTIPPETRELIRQSLGLGQPFPVRYVRWLEQFLANEPLNLVEVLFGIKIGDSAGRLRVSSWATRSPVVDLIAQRLPQTMTVVGVSYLVAILIAVPVGVFSGYRQYSVFDQVGTFITMVGFSVPTFFTGTVLIVIFSGALGWLPSIYDTTHRVTDLASLGYQLRQMAMPVMVLALFSAAQISRFTRSAVLDTLHQEYVRTARAKGLSEPLVLLVHVLRNSMIPVVTVIALGLPTTFAGAIITEQIFRINGVGALLIGAIEGADIPTVQTVTFIFAGLIVFFNLVADLLYGMLDPRIRYD from the coding sequence GTGCTGCGCTACGCGATCCGCCGCCTGCTGTTCGCCGTCCCCACCCTGCTGGCGATCAGCTTCGTCGTATTCGCGCTGCTCGACCTGGCCCCGGGTGATCCCACCGCCCAGCTCCCGCTGACCATCCCGCCGGAGACGCGCGAGCTGATCCGGCAGAGCCTCGGGCTCGGGCAGCCGTTCCCGGTGCGCTACGTGCGCTGGCTGGAGCAGTTCCTGGCCAACGAGCCCCTGAACTTGGTGGAGGTGCTGTTCGGCATCAAGATCGGCGATTCGGCGGGGCGGCTACGGGTCAGCTCCTGGGCCACCCGCTCGCCGGTGGTGGACCTGATCGCGCAGCGGCTGCCGCAGACCATGACCGTGGTGGGCGTGTCCTACCTGGTGGCGATCCTGATCGCGGTGCCGGTGGGCGTGTTCTCGGGCTACCGCCAGTACTCGGTGTTCGACCAGGTGGGCACCTTCATCACCATGGTGGGGTTCTCGGTGCCCACCTTCTTCACCGGCACCGTGCTGATCGTGATCTTCAGCGGCGCCCTCGGCTGGCTGCCGTCGATCTACGACACCACCCACCGGGTCACCGACCTGGCCAGCCTCGGCTACCAGCTCCGGCAGATGGCGATGCCGGTGATGGTGCTGGCGCTGTTCAGCGCCGCCCAGATCAGCCGCTTCACCCGCTCCGCGGTGCTCGACACCCTGCACCAGGAGTACGTGCGCACGGCGCGCGCCAAGGGGCTGTCGGAGCCGCTGGTGCTCCTGGTGCACGTGCTGCGCAACAGCATGATCCCGGTGGTCACCGTGATCGCGCTCGGCCTGCCCACCACCTTCGCCGGCGCCATCATCACCGAGCAGATCTTCCGCATCAACGGCGTCGGCGCGCTGCTGATCGGGGCGATCGAGGGCGCCGACATCCCCACCGTGCAGACCGTGACTTTCATCTTCGCGGGCCTGATCGTGTTCTTCAACCTGGTCGCCGACCTGCTGTACGGCATGCTCGACCCCCGCATCCGCTATGACTAG
- a CDS encoding peptide ABC transporter substrate-binding protein, whose amino-acid sequence MIRLRIPILTALAVVALAVAAAAERGTDGELRMLYWQAPSILNPYLSGGTKDIHAASLILEPLARYDENGDMVAWLAAEIPTLDNGGVARDLRSITWKLRDDVVWSDGTPFTAEDVAFTAAYCLDPSGGCASLASFQGVGSVEAVDDHTVRIDFDVPMPFPYAPFVGSVLPVLQKRQFEDCMGARAPECTTENFAPVGTGPFKVGEFRPNDVVRYVVNEHFRDPDRPAFSSVLLKGGGDAVSAARAVLVTGEFDYGWNLQVEPEILADMERAGKGEVLSAFGTFVERLVINKTNPDPALGDARSTHQDGGNPHPFLSDPAVVRALSLAIDRDILVEAGYGPAGRVTCNVLPAPAVYASTANDWCATQDIEYANRILDDAGWERGRGGIRAKDGVRLSILYQTSTNSVRQGTQALIKQMWREIGVDTELRNINASVFFGSDPASPDTYQKFYADIQMYTNNFDGTDPQAYMAGWVCDKIPGPDNQWNGSNISRYCNPAYDALAAEFAETGGIERRAAIAKRMNDMLVSDGAMIPLIHRGEVGAKARSLGGLRHNAWDATLWNIHEWYRVQ is encoded by the coding sequence ATGATCCGACTACGAATACCGATCCTCACGGCGCTGGCGGTCGTTGCGCTGGCGGTGGCGGCCGCGGCCGAACGCGGCACTGACGGCGAACTCAGAATGCTGTACTGGCAGGCGCCGTCGATCCTCAACCCCTACCTGTCCGGCGGCACCAAGGACATCCACGCGGCGTCGCTGATCCTGGAGCCGCTGGCGCGCTACGACGAGAACGGCGACATGGTTGCCTGGCTTGCGGCCGAGATCCCGACCCTGGACAACGGGGGCGTGGCGCGCGACCTGAGGTCGATCACCTGGAAGCTGCGCGACGACGTGGTGTGGTCCGACGGCACGCCGTTCACGGCCGAGGACGTGGCGTTCACGGCGGCCTACTGCCTGGACCCGAGCGGCGGCTGCGCGTCGCTGGCATCGTTCCAGGGCGTCGGCTCGGTGGAGGCGGTCGACGACCACACGGTGCGGATCGACTTCGACGTGCCGATGCCGTTCCCGTACGCGCCGTTCGTCGGCTCGGTCCTGCCGGTCCTGCAGAAGCGCCAGTTCGAGGACTGCATGGGCGCGCGCGCGCCGGAGTGCACGACCGAGAACTTCGCTCCGGTCGGTACCGGGCCGTTCAAGGTGGGCGAGTTCCGTCCCAACGACGTGGTGCGCTACGTGGTGAACGAGCACTTCCGCGACCCCGACCGGCCGGCGTTCTCGTCGGTGCTGCTGAAGGGCGGCGGCGACGCCGTCTCGGCCGCCCGCGCGGTACTGGTGACCGGCGAGTTCGACTACGGCTGGAACCTGCAGGTGGAGCCGGAGATCCTGGCCGACATGGAGCGGGCCGGCAAGGGCGAGGTGCTGTCCGCCTTCGGCACCTTCGTCGAACGCCTGGTGATCAACAAGACCAATCCCGACCCGGCGCTCGGCGATGCGCGCTCCACCCACCAGGACGGCGGCAACCCGCATCCGTTCCTGTCCGACCCGGCGGTGGTGCGGGCGCTGTCGCTGGCGATCGACCGCGACATCCTGGTGGAAGCGGGCTACGGCCCCGCCGGCCGGGTGACCTGCAACGTGCTGCCCGCCCCCGCGGTGTACGCCTCGACCGCCAACGACTGGTGCGCGACGCAGGACATCGAGTACGCCAACCGGATCCTGGACGATGCCGGGTGGGAGCGCGGCCGCGGCGGCATCCGCGCGAAGGACGGCGTGCGGTTGTCGATCCTCTACCAGACCTCCACCAACTCGGTACGCCAGGGCACGCAGGCGCTGATCAAGCAGATGTGGCGGGAGATCGGCGTGGATACCGAACTGCGCAACATCAACGCGTCGGTGTTCTTCGGCAGCGATCCGGCCAGCCCGGACACCTACCAGAAGTTCTACGCCGACATCCAGATGTACACCAACAACTTCGACGGCACCGATCCGCAGGCCTACATGGCCGGCTGGGTGTGCGACAAGATCCCCGGCCCCGACAACCAGTGGAACGGCAGCAACATCTCGCGCTATTGCAACCCGGCGTACGACGCGCTGGCGGCCGAGTTCGCCGAGACCGGCGGCATCGAGCGGCGGGCGGCGATCGCCAAGCGCATGAACGACATGCTGGTCAGTGACGGAGCGATGATCCCGCTGATCCACCGCGGCGAGGTGGGCGCGAAGGCGCGCTCGCTCGGCGGCCTGCGCCACAACGCCTGGGACGCCACGCTGTGGAACATCCACGAGTGGTACCGTGTCCAGTGA
- a CDS encoding Gfo/Idh/MocA family oxidoreductase — protein MPLRAGVVGCGGISRSHATAYNHLHATDLVAVCDIDADRLRERADQFDVPARYRDYREMFARESLDVVSVCTHAPLHADVACAAAAAGTHVLCEKPLALDLESADRMMRECADAGVQLAVSHQFRFVPALRIAREWVQAGRIGRLISVREVGKGRPAGFELMEMGVHFFDELAFFMDGVEWIHARVTYRGREAEVGDIMHSSELCTTDARDNGMVAGDVMLIHAGGPGGVSGVIELYPRPERQNWVAGPHLVGDAGQLVVKSNPDNGLFELWHCPTDISFASHTPPWRQIEIPAEALTIEGKTWPGHPSIWSVRDMVQAITEGRQPELGGANAAQSLECVSAVYESHFTGARAALPLADRRHPLIRRMPAG, from the coding sequence ATGCCACTACGCGCGGGAGTCGTTGGCTGCGGCGGCATCAGCCGCAGTCATGCCACAGCCTACAACCACTTGCACGCCACCGACCTGGTGGCGGTGTGCGACATCGACGCGGACCGGCTGCGGGAGCGGGCCGACCAGTTCGATGTGCCGGCGCGCTACCGCGACTACCGGGAGATGTTCGCCCGCGAATCGCTCGACGTGGTCAGCGTGTGCACGCACGCCCCGCTGCACGCGGACGTAGCGTGCGCGGCAGCGGCGGCCGGCACCCACGTGCTGTGCGAGAAGCCGCTCGCCCTCGACCTGGAGAGCGCCGACCGCATGATGCGGGAGTGCGCCGACGCCGGCGTGCAGCTCGCGGTGAGCCACCAGTTCCGCTTCGTGCCGGCGCTGCGCATCGCCAGGGAGTGGGTGCAGGCGGGCCGCATCGGCCGGCTCATCAGCGTGCGCGAGGTGGGCAAGGGCCGCCCCGCAGGCTTTGAGCTGATGGAGATGGGCGTACACTTTTTCGACGAGTTGGCCTTCTTCATGGACGGCGTCGAGTGGATCCACGCGCGCGTGACCTACCGCGGGCGCGAGGCGGAGGTGGGCGACATCATGCACAGCAGCGAGCTGTGCACCACCGACGCGCGCGACAACGGCATGGTGGCCGGCGACGTGATGCTGATCCACGCCGGCGGGCCCGGCGGCGTCTCCGGCGTCATCGAGCTGTACCCGCGCCCGGAGCGCCAGAACTGGGTCGCCGGTCCGCACCTGGTCGGCGACGCCGGCCAACTTGTGGTCAAGTCCAATCCGGACAACGGGCTGTTCGAGCTGTGGCACTGCCCCACCGACATCTCGTTCGCATCCCACACCCCGCCCTGGCGGCAGATCGAGATTCCCGCCGAGGCGCTGACCATCGAGGGCAAGACCTGGCCCGGCCACCCCTCCATCTGGAGCGTGCGCGACATGGTGCAGGCGATCACCGAGGGCCGCCAACCGGAACTGGGAGGGGCCAACGCGGCACAGTCGCTGGAGTGCGTCAGCGCGGTCTACGAATCCCACTTCACCGGCGCCCGCGCCGCCCTGCCCCTCGCCGACCGCCGCCACCCCTTGATCCGGCGCATGCCCGCCGGCTGA